One genomic region from Hyalangium ruber encodes:
- a CDS encoding choice-of-anchor D domain-containing protein, which produces MSGRWGLWALVVGLLAGCADRERASTADGRLTATPAGIDFQRVAVFDGREAQVTLRNVGRARITVDEVWVEGPDGTYLASFTHEGPHSLLPGSECGLKVRFAPLEPGALPATLVIHSDAKLEPILRIPLQGAGVDAWARVSPHKLDFGRIEADSSKTLGVRVENPTDMPVEVSTRLLGADQGEFAIEPVTLGPGETRELPLTFNPVKVGRKSVALAVTPCRGCADVPVHVAAEALDRAVVAEPTELDYGGVPIDKDKKLVSRIRNISTEPMQVTRLELEGRDVSFSHAINDFPLVLQPGEAREWELRYSPGHMGPAEDVAHYHVVSRRNPTTSVPLKGHGGAAELCISPVEHDFGARPLGSKTSIVVNVKNCGSANGGPLKISSMDFQPDPAGPSQFNHSPLPVPHTLGPGEEVNFKVFFEPTREGAATGALMLATNAFNAGVVRLDFKGLSERHAPCQLAVTPAALNFGTVPPRRGAILALKLQNVGTDLCPVKNIRLRDDGGGVFRMPGGELDGVVMYPNDWFAFQVAFNAPATGGSFLGTVQVEQGDPANPLVLVPLQAHSQEACLVPTPRFVDFGVARKDCPPAPRQVNYLNACSAPITVSDVRLGPGTTDVEFSLRSAPTPRPFTLQPGEAFSAEVEYFAQVSGMNVSPLFVDVGDLPQPLLVPLLGESSKRVEKTDTFVQQDGSKVDVLFVVDNTASMVEEQPRFVNALPDFVNTALTKNVDLRVAVTTTGIAPESNMCPGGADGGEAGRFFPVDGSRTRILNHRMPDLATRLQGNSQVGQCASVEQGFEAVRRALSEPLVSSADDPRTPMPNDGNAGFLRDEAALVVVFVGDEDDHSPDSVDTYVRFFQAKKGEFQPQRMTIYAIAPTGVACSTAGGEGTRYAEAATRTGGEVLSVCAPDYAPLLRNVANKAFSPQDRFPLSELPDPGSVSVRVNGTPATSGWSYEAATNTVVFSPSPSPGARVQISYRRACQ; this is translated from the coding sequence ATGAGTGGGCGCTGGGGCCTGTGGGCCCTCGTGGTGGGGTTGTTGGCCGGGTGTGCGGATCGGGAGCGTGCTTCCACGGCGGACGGGCGGTTGACGGCGACGCCGGCGGGGATCGACTTCCAGCGCGTGGCAGTGTTCGACGGGCGCGAGGCGCAGGTGACGCTGCGCAACGTGGGCCGCGCGCGAATCACGGTGGATGAGGTCTGGGTCGAGGGGCCGGACGGCACCTACCTGGCGTCCTTCACCCATGAAGGGCCGCACAGCCTGCTGCCCGGGAGCGAGTGCGGGCTGAAGGTGCGCTTCGCTCCGCTGGAGCCTGGGGCGCTGCCGGCCACGCTCGTCATCCACTCGGACGCGAAGTTGGAGCCCATCCTGCGCATTCCGCTGCAGGGCGCGGGCGTGGACGCCTGGGCACGCGTGTCGCCGCACAAGCTGGACTTCGGCCGCATCGAGGCGGACTCCTCCAAGACGCTGGGCGTCCGGGTGGAGAACCCCACGGACATGCCGGTGGAGGTGTCCACGCGGCTGCTGGGCGCGGACCAGGGCGAGTTCGCCATCGAGCCGGTGACACTCGGGCCGGGGGAGACGCGGGAGCTGCCGCTGACGTTCAACCCGGTGAAGGTGGGCCGCAAGAGCGTGGCGCTGGCGGTGACGCCGTGCCGGGGCTGCGCGGACGTGCCGGTACACGTGGCCGCCGAGGCGCTGGACCGGGCGGTGGTGGCCGAGCCGACGGAGCTGGACTACGGCGGGGTGCCCATCGACAAGGACAAGAAGCTGGTGTCGCGCATCCGCAACATCAGCACCGAGCCGATGCAGGTGACGCGCTTGGAGCTGGAGGGGCGCGATGTCTCGTTCAGCCACGCCATCAACGACTTTCCGCTGGTGCTCCAGCCGGGAGAGGCGCGCGAGTGGGAGCTGCGCTACAGCCCTGGCCACATGGGCCCCGCGGAGGACGTCGCGCACTACCACGTGGTGAGCCGGCGCAACCCCACCACCTCGGTGCCGCTCAAGGGCCACGGCGGCGCGGCGGAGCTGTGCATCTCTCCGGTGGAGCATGACTTCGGCGCTCGGCCGCTGGGCTCCAAGACGTCGATCGTCGTCAACGTGAAGAACTGCGGCTCGGCGAACGGCGGGCCGCTGAAGATCTCCAGCATGGACTTCCAGCCGGATCCTGCCGGCCCGTCGCAGTTCAACCACTCGCCGCTGCCGGTGCCGCACACGCTGGGCCCCGGTGAGGAGGTCAACTTCAAGGTCTTCTTCGAGCCCACGCGCGAGGGCGCCGCCACTGGGGCGTTGATGCTGGCGACCAACGCGTTCAACGCGGGCGTGGTGCGGCTCGACTTCAAGGGTCTCTCCGAGCGTCACGCGCCGTGCCAGCTGGCCGTTACTCCGGCCGCGCTGAACTTCGGCACGGTGCCTCCCCGCCGGGGGGCGATCCTCGCCTTGAAGCTGCAGAACGTCGGCACGGATCTGTGCCCGGTGAAGAACATCCGGCTGAGGGATGACGGGGGCGGGGTGTTCCGCATGCCCGGTGGCGAGCTGGACGGCGTCGTCATGTACCCGAACGACTGGTTCGCCTTCCAGGTGGCCTTCAACGCGCCGGCCACGGGCGGCTCGTTCCTGGGCACGGTGCAGGTCGAGCAGGGCGACCCGGCCAACCCGCTGGTCCTGGTGCCGCTCCAGGCTCACTCGCAGGAGGCATGCCTGGTGCCCACGCCGCGCTTCGTGGACTTCGGCGTCGCCCGCAAGGACTGCCCGCCGGCGCCGCGCCAGGTGAACTATCTCAACGCGTGCTCCGCGCCGATCACCGTGTCGGACGTGCGCCTGGGGCCGGGCACCACGGACGTGGAGTTCTCCCTGCGCTCGGCGCCCACGCCCCGGCCCTTCACGCTGCAGCCGGGCGAGGCCTTCTCGGCCGAGGTGGAGTACTTCGCCCAGGTCAGCGGCATGAACGTGTCGCCGCTCTTCGTGGACGTGGGCGATCTGCCCCAGCCGCTGCTCGTGCCGCTGCTGGGTGAGTCCTCCAAGCGCGTGGAGAAGACGGACACCTTCGTGCAGCAGGACGGCTCCAAGGTCGACGTGCTCTTCGTGGTGGACAACACCGCCTCCATGGTCGAGGAGCAGCCGCGCTTCGTGAACGCGCTGCCGGACTTCGTGAACACGGCGCTGACCAAGAACGTGGATCTGCGCGTGGCGGTGACGACCACGGGCATCGCCCCGGAGTCCAACATGTGCCCAGGTGGCGCGGATGGTGGCGAGGCCGGCCGCTTCTTCCCGGTGGATGGCAGCCGCACGCGCATCCTCAACCACCGGATGCCCGACCTGGCCACGCGCCTGCAGGGCAACTCCCAGGTGGGCCAGTGCGCCTCGGTGGAGCAGGGCTTCGAGGCCGTGCGCCGGGCGCTGTCCGAGCCGCTCGTGAGCAGCGCGGATGATCCGCGCACCCCGATGCCCAATGACGGCAACGCGGGCTTCCTGCGGGACGAGGCGGCGCTGGTGGTGGTCTTCGTGGGCGATGAGGACGACCACTCGCCCGACAGCGTGGACACCTACGTGCGCTTCTTCCAGGCGAAGAAGGGCGAGTTCCAGCCGCAGCGCATGACGATCTACGCCATCGCCCCCACGGGCGTGGCCTGCTCCACGGCGGGCGGCGAGGGCACGCGCTACGCCGAGGCCGCGACGCGCACGGGCGGCGAGGTGCTCTCCGTGTGCGCTCCGGACTACGCGCCGCTGCTGCGCAATGTGGCCAACAAGGCCTTCTCCCCGCAGGACCGCTTCCCGCTGAGCGAGCTGCCGGATCCGGGCTCGGTGTCGGTGCGCGTCAACGGCACGCCCGCCACCAGCGGCTGGAGCTACGAGGCCGCCACCAACACGGTCGTCTTCTCTCCGAGCCCCTCGCCGGGCGCTCGAGTGCAGATCTCCTACCGTCGCGCCTGCCAGTAG
- the pssA gene encoding CDP-diacylglycerol--serine O-phosphatidyltransferase: protein MTTESHEKPPRRHFSMIRTFVLADFVTLGNGFSGSGAILSAMQYLASGELHWLWIAFALMPLALVLDFADGRIARWRFKSSPLGADLDSLADVISFGMAPAALAFAVGMRGALDVMVLLYFVACGISRLARFNVTAAELSDGTGKVKYFEGTPIPTSLGLVAVLAVATWMGRIGPGQEMLGGQWNLGPLTLHPLVLLYALSGSAMISKTLRIPKF, encoded by the coding sequence ATGACGACTGAGTCCCACGAGAAACCACCCCGCCGCCACTTCTCGATGATCCGCACCTTCGTGCTCGCGGACTTCGTCACGCTGGGCAACGGCTTCTCGGGCTCGGGGGCAATCCTGTCGGCGATGCAATACCTGGCCTCGGGCGAGCTGCACTGGCTGTGGATCGCCTTCGCGCTGATGCCGCTGGCGCTGGTGCTGGACTTCGCCGATGGCCGCATCGCCCGCTGGCGCTTCAAGTCCTCGCCGCTGGGCGCGGACCTGGACTCGCTGGCCGACGTCATCTCCTTTGGAATGGCCCCGGCGGCGCTCGCCTTCGCGGTGGGGATGCGGGGGGCGCTGGACGTGATGGTGCTCCTCTATTTCGTGGCCTGCGGCATCAGCCGGCTGGCGCGCTTCAACGTGACGGCGGCGGAGCTGAGCGACGGCACCGGCAAGGTGAAGTACTTCGAGGGCACGCCCATTCCCACCAGCCTCGGCCTGGTGGCGGTGCTGGCAGTGGCCACCTGGATGGGCCGCATCGGCCCGGGTCAGGAGATGCTGGGCGGGCAATGGAACCTGGGGCCGTTGACGCTGCACCCCTTGGTGCTGCTGTATGCCCTGAGCGGCAGCGCGATGATCAGTAAGACACTGCGCATTCCGAAGTTCTGA
- a CDS encoding PKD domain-containing protein, with protein sequence MAAGESVTGARTLQATAEDDSGTVAKVEFSVSGKPACADEVAKDSGATFSCTWDSSTTLAGSHQLTARAYDAAGNATRSEPLSFTVPANSVPTVSGVTATRSALDEGSSTTLSVVASDPDGDSLTYTWTQSPLIPSGTFEGEAGATRTWKAPILSRNTRFILKVTVSDRRGGTAEATTAVDVANVAALNRAPILDENVTAPTTRLIAGDAVTLFIGATDLDGDPLSYSWTTIPAGRGSFTSTEASVVQWRSPDLREDTTYSFQVTVSDGTASETRSVQVPVHLPTYSADIQPIWSPTCTTCHTGAGPSGSLNLQEANSYASLVNRNGSAACGTFARVLPGEPDESLLVLKISGDGCGGRMPQLDTSYFDTNPGELIRIRSWILAGAPNN encoded by the coding sequence GTGGCAGCGGGGGAGAGCGTTACCGGCGCTCGGACGCTCCAGGCGACCGCCGAGGATGACTCCGGGACGGTGGCCAAGGTGGAGTTCTCCGTCTCCGGCAAGCCCGCCTGCGCGGATGAGGTCGCCAAGGACTCCGGAGCGACCTTCTCATGCACCTGGGATTCCTCCACCACCCTGGCGGGAAGCCACCAGCTCACCGCCAGGGCCTACGACGCCGCTGGCAACGCCACCCGCTCCGAGCCACTCTCCTTCACCGTCCCCGCCAATTCCGTCCCCACCGTCAGTGGGGTGACTGCCACGCGCTCGGCCCTCGACGAGGGCTCGAGCACCACCCTCTCAGTGGTTGCCAGTGACCCCGATGGGGATTCCCTGACCTATACCTGGACGCAGTCTCCCCTCATCCCCTCGGGGACCTTCGAAGGCGAAGCCGGCGCAACTCGCACGTGGAAGGCGCCCATCCTCTCTCGCAACACACGCTTCATCTTGAAGGTGACGGTCTCGGACCGACGCGGGGGCACGGCCGAGGCAACGACGGCCGTCGACGTGGCGAACGTCGCCGCCCTCAATCGTGCTCCCATCCTGGATGAGAACGTCACCGCTCCCACCACGCGGCTGATCGCGGGTGACGCCGTCACGCTCTTCATCGGCGCCACCGACCTGGATGGAGACCCGCTCTCCTATTCCTGGACGACGATCCCCGCGGGCAGGGGAAGCTTCACGAGCACCGAGGCGTCCGTCGTGCAGTGGCGCTCCCCCGATCTCCGCGAGGACACGACCTACTCCTTCCAGGTCACGGTGTCCGATGGCACTGCGTCCGAGACACGGTCGGTGCAGGTGCCGGTACACCTTCCCACGTACTCCGCGGACATCCAGCCCATCTGGAGCCCGACGTGTACGACGTGCCACACCGGCGCCGGGCCTTCCGGAAGTCTGAATCTGCAAGAGGCCAACTCCTACGCCTCCCTCGTCAACAGGAATGGCAGCGCGGCGTGTGGCACCTTCGCGCGGGTGCTGCCCGGGGAGCCCGACGAGTCCCTTCTGGTACTCAAGATCAGCGGTGACGGTTGTGGCGGCAGGATGCCGCAGCTCGACACCAGCTACTTCGATACCAACCCCGGCGAGCTCATCCGAATCCGCTCCTGGATCCTCGCCGGAGCCCCCAACAACTGA